DNA sequence from the Halococcus salifodinae DSM 8989 genome:
TGCACCGACGAATGTTACATCACTCTTTCTAATTGATTTTTCTGACAACGTAAGAAATCAGAACCGTCCCGCGAACTCGTCGTTGGTCAGGGACCGAGGGTGGTCCGGACGCGCGTCACGCCCGGTCGGAGGTTTGGTTTCGCGCCGGTAGGCATTGTAGACTGGGTACCGTTTGTTGTCGATTGTAACGGCCGAGGTGCCGTGCTCTCCCCCGAACACCGCCCAGTCGGACTCCCAGGTGCCCGTGTCGTCGAAGTTGTACCAACAAACCAGTTCGATGTTCTCGTCCGTCGCGAACGAAACCAGCTGTTCGATCCACTCGGCTTTCCGCGACGGGCGGAAGGCCCCATCGACGAACGACGTGCTGCTCACCTCGGGGAACGCGAGCGGTTTGTCGGCAAGAGCCTTCATCCGGTCGATCATCGACCCGAACCGCTCTTCCGGCGTCTGCCAACGCGAGTACTGGTTGATATCACCGTAATTGAAACCGTTGAGGCCGATCCAGTCGACGTACTCGTCGCCCGGGTAGTATCGCTCGGTCGGGATGTCCCCGGCCTGATCAGCGTTCGGGGTCCAGACCCACTGTATCACGCGTTCGTCCATCCCTTCCTCCTCGAACCGATTGTGGAGGTGACGCCACATCCCGACGTAGTCCCGTGGGGAACCGGTTCGTGTCGTCGGCCCAGCCCCGCCGTCGGACCAGAGCACACCCCACGGATACCAGTCGCCGTTCATCTCCTCGGCGGGGACAAAGTAGAACCGACGGTCGCGGGACCCCGTTGGCTTCGCCCACGATGCCAACTCCCTTGCCCACGCTCTGATGATGTCGTCGTACGTCCCGTCGGTGATCTTGCGCTCAACGTCCGCCGGGGTTCGCTCACGCGGTGAACGATAGGGCTGCCAGACGACCAACGGCACCTGCCCGCGGTTCCAGATTGGCGTCATTCGCGTCCGGACGAACGTTTCGACCCACGCCTCGCCGGCGAGGGCGTCCACAAAGAGCTCCGTGACAGCCGGTTTCCGACCGAGCCACGTGCCGAACGCCTCCGAGTCGAACCCCCGTTCGCCGTTGTAGGTGCCAGTTAGGAACGTTCCGGACCGCCCCGAGGAGTCTGAGGATCCGCCACTGTCGTCCACGTCCCCTGGCGTCCCCTTGTCGGTCCCATCGGTAGGGAGCATCCCCAAGCAACCGGCTACAGCCCCGACTCCCACACCCCCCATCGCGCACAGGAACCGGCGACGCCTGGCTCGGCGAACGCCGCGTCGAGTACTGGTCGACTCGTTGTGGATTCCCATCGTTTCTGCGCTCTTAACCTTGATCAGCATGTGGTAAATGGATACCGGTTCATATCGGGTCACGTTGGACGGTTCCCTCGGTTGGCCGTCCGTCCCAGCCGGAGGAATTTGATCCCCTTCGCAAGGAAATCGTTATGACGAGGCGTGTTGTGTTTGTACTCATGAGACGGGAGACAACGGCGCGCCTGGTCCGACTTCTCGTCCGGTGGGGGGTGATCCCGCACCCGTACGGAAGGAACTACGCAAAGTGTACGATCGGTCCGCTCGGAAGGTGCCGAGAGATCGATGGGTCGGTGAGCGATTGGGAATCATTCCGAGACGGCATCCCGGAGGAGGATTCGCGGACGGACGACTCGTCGGATCCCTGAACAGATTTCTGTCCTAGCACTGTCTAGTTGAACGATTTCGAACGCATTAGTGTAGCTCTCTGAGGAATCACCCCGAACACAGACGGGGATTCTCAATCAAGTAGCTGATCGTCTCTCTGGCTCACTATCCATCGAAGCAGTTCTTAGCTATCTTCTGACACCAGTTCAACTATCAAATATCCGAAATCGGCTGATACGCCTCAACTAGACCGTGCCTCTGTCCTACACACCTCACCTGTTTCGGCGGCTCTCAGCGTATATTTCCACCAGCGAATCGACGTGGGTTTCGAGGGTGTGTTCGCGCGCCCACGCGAGCGCGGCCTCGCGCATGGCAGCGGGGTCGTTGTCGAGGACTCGTTCGATGGCATTGACGAGTGCGTCGGCCCGACCCGGGTCGCACAACGCACCCGTCTCGCCGGAAACGACCAGCTCCGGGATCCCCCCGACGTCGGTGCCGACGACCGGAAGCCCCGTGGCGTAGGATTCGTAGATGGCGAGCGGCGAGTTCTCCGCCCAGACAGAGGGCACTACGCCGACGGTCGCGTTCCGCCGGAGTGATCGGAGTTCGGCCTCGGTGACGAATCCGTGGTAGGTGAGGTTCGCGCTCGATTCGGCGCGGCATTCGACTGCGGACTGGAGTGGCCCCGTGCCACAGAGATCAAACTGAACGTCGGAGAGGTCAGCCGCCGCCGCGAAAAGTGTATTGAGCCCTTTTTCGGGAGTAAGGCGGCCGACGTAGAGCACGCTCGGGTCGTCGGGTGGCGGTGAGGTGGATTCGGCTATCCGTTCGACGCCGTGCTGGAGGCACCGACAGCGAACGCCTTCGAAGAAGCCGTGTTCGCGGTGGGCGTCGATAACGAACTGGCTCGGGCCCACGACGGTATCCGGCGTCCCCAAAAGCGCTCGCTGGATGCGTGAATAGCCCTTGGTCACGAGCGGGTGGTTTCCACCCGTTCGGTCGAGGCCGCCAGGAACGCTCCCGATCCGAACGGTGCTTCCTGGACTGATGAGGTTGTAGTTGTGCAGAGTGTGGACGTATGCCGCGTCGTTCCGGGCGGCCGCGCGGGACGACAGCGTCGAGATACCTTCGAGTTCGTTGACGTGGACGACGTCGGGGTTCGTCCGGTCGAGGAGCCGCTCGACCATCGCCACTGAGTGGGGATTGACCGCGTCGAGCGCCCGCCAGACCGCTTGGCGCGGCAACGAGTAGCCCTCGTAGGAGGTCTTGTACGCGACGTTTATCGGGCTGAACCGCCAGACATCGATCCCCTCGTAGCTCGTCCGATGGGGAGTGAGGCTCGCCGGCCCGTCGTAGGGTTCCGTCGCAATGACGAACAGCTCGTGCCCCTTACGCTTGAGGCGCTTTGCGACCTCCAAAACGTAGTTCTCGGCTCCGCCGGCCGCTTGCGGGAGGAACACGCCCGATATGAAACAGATCTTCATCGTCGTCCCTCGCCGTTCATCGATCCGGTTGCAGGTGGCCCCAGCCTATCAGTGTTCGTGCTCCCGGCTCCGGCCGATTCCCTGGTCCTCGGTGCGATCACCGACCCGTTCGGATTCCAGAGCAGCCCGCCCTGGCCGTTCGCGTAGATTTTGTCGGTCGTGCCGACGGTCCGGTTGAGCCATCCCGCGGCGATGTTGAGCTCGCCGACGGAGACATCGTTGCTGGCCAGATACGAGAGCCGGTGGCCGACGAAACGGTCCCGATAGAGAAAGAGCCCTTCGCCGGTCTCGATACCTGATGTCGTCACGCTCGCTGACTCGCGGGCGTCGACGCCGAAGCCCTGCATCGCCATGCTGCCGACGGCGAACGTGTATACAGTGGTGTTGTGTCGTTTCAGGAACGCTGCCGTGGCTTCGAGGTCACGATACTCGTCCGTCGAGAACTCCTTCTGTGGGGACGGCGTCGGGTAGAGTTCGTAGAGGTTCGGCCCGTCATTGAGCGCGTAGAGGTCGTCTCCAGCGTTGTAGTTCAGCGGGGCCGTCGTACCGAGCACGGCCACGATGACGACCGCGACGGCAAGGGTCGTTCGTCCGGTTCCGGTCGCGCGCGCCAACCGGACGAGACCGATCCCGATAGCGACGGCGAAGAACACGGCAATCGGGAGCTGAGCCCGGTCTATCCCCGGCAGGGCGAGCGGCGTCCGGAACATCACGACCGACCCGACGACCCCGACGGCGAACAGCGGGAGGGCCGGCCAGTACCCTCTCCGGTGGTCGACGACGGCCGCGAGGCCGAGCGCGAACACCGCCACAAGAGCGATCTGATAGATCCCGTCAGTGCTGAGGAGCCCCCAGAGAGCGGTCTCGGGGGTCAGCGCGGGAAGCTCCATCCCGAGGGCGTAGGTTGGCGTCGGGGCCCCGCTGTCGGAGGCGAACAAGCTCAGACGGAGGATGCTCCGGACCGAATAAGCGAGTTCGGCGAGGAACGTCGAGCGGTACGACCAGTAGGCGAATGCCCCGAACGCCGTGACGGTGACCAGGTAGGTTCGGGGGCGTGAGAGGGTCTGCCGGTCGTTGGGATGGCGGTCGTCGATCCGC
Encoded proteins:
- a CDS encoding glycoside hydrolase family 26 protein is translated as MLPTDGTDKGTPGDVDDSGGSSDSSGRSGTFLTGTYNGERGFDSEAFGTWLGRKPAVTELFVDALAGEAWVETFVRTRMTPIWNRGQVPLVVWQPYRSPRERTPADVERKITDGTYDDIIRAWARELASWAKPTGSRDRRFYFVPAEEMNGDWYPWGVLWSDGGAGPTTRTGSPRDYVGMWRHLHNRFEEEGMDERVIQWVWTPNADQAGDIPTERYYPGDEYVDWIGLNGFNYGDINQYSRWQTPEERFGSMIDRMKALADKPLAFPEVSSTSFVDGAFRPSRKAEWIEQLVSFATDENIELVCWYNFDDTGTWESDWAVFGGEHGTSAVTIDNKRYPVYNAYRRETKPPTGRDARPDHPRSLTNDEFAGRF
- a CDS encoding glycosyltransferase, coding for MKICFISGVFLPQAAGGAENYVLEVAKRLKRKGHELFVIATEPYDGPASLTPHRTSYEGIDVWRFSPINVAYKTSYEGYSLPRQAVWRALDAVNPHSVAMVERLLDRTNPDVVHVNELEGISTLSSRAAARNDAAYVHTLHNYNLISPGSTVRIGSVPGGLDRTGGNHPLVTKGYSRIQRALLGTPDTVVGPSQFVIDAHREHGFFEGVRCRCLQHGVERIAESTSPPPDDPSVLYVGRLTPEKGLNTLFAAAADLSDVQFDLCGTGPLQSAVECRAESSANLTYHGFVTEAELRSLRRNATVGVVPSVWAENSPLAIYESYATGLPVVGTDVGGIPELVVSGETGALCDPGRADALVNAIERVLDNDPAAMREAALAWAREHTLETHVDSLVEIYAESRRNR